A region of Spodoptera frugiperda isolate SF20-4 chromosome 26, AGI-APGP_CSIRO_Sfru_2.0, whole genome shotgun sequence DNA encodes the following proteins:
- the LOC118264139 gene encoding histone H3.3A, producing the protein MARTKQTARKSTGGKAPRKQLATKAARKSAPSTGGVKKPHRYRPGTVALREIRRYQKSTELLIRKLPFQRLVREIAQDFKTDLRFQSAAIGALQEASEAYLVGLFEDTNLCAIHAKRVTIMPKDIQLARRIRGERA; encoded by the exons atGGCACGTACTAAGCAGACTGCTCGTAAATCTACCGGAGGTAAAGCTCCTCGTAAACAGCTGGCTACAAAGGCGGCGCGTAAATCAGCCCCGAGTACTGGTGGTGTCAAGAAACCCCATCGTTACCGCCCTGGTACAGTGGCACTTCGTGAAATTCGTCGTTACCAGAAGTCTACGGAATTGCTTATTCGTAAGCTGCCTTTCCAACGTCTGGTGAGAGAAATCGCCCAAGATTTCAAAACTGATTTGCGTTTCCAGTCTGCAGCTATTGGAGCTCTACAG GAAGCCAGTGAGGCATACTTGGTGGGCTTGTTTGAAGACACCAACTTGTGTGCTATCCATGCCAAGCGTGTCACAATCATGCCTAAGGACATTCAGCTTGCCCGACGAATCCGTGGCGAGCGtgcttaa